The following is a genomic window from Marinobacter bohaiensis.
AGTGGGCGGCCACTTCCGGATCGGGGAAGGCGAGGTAGGCCTGGCGCAGGTAGTCGATTGCCTGCGCGATGTTGCCCAGCTTGAAGTGCACCCAGCCCATGCTGTCGAGAATGGCCGGGTTATCCGGCTCCAGTTTCAGGGCTTTCTCCAGCAGTTGGCGGGCCTCCGCATAGCGTTCGGTGCGCACGGTGAGAATGTAGCCCAGGGCGTTGAGGGCGACAGCGTTCTCCGGTTCGTTGTCCAGGATCTGGCGCAGGTCAGCCTCGGCTTCCTCGGTGCGGTTCATTTCGTCGAACAGCATGGCGCGGGCGTAGCGGATGCGACTGTTGTCCGGGAACGTCTGCAGCGCTTCTGTGGCGGCTCCCAGAGCATCGGCGTTCTGCTCCAGGTCCAGCAGGGTGTTCACTTCAATCAGCCAGAGACTTTCGGCGGCATCCGGCATCTGCTCGCGCAAGGTCCGCAGATCACGCAAGGCGCCGTCCAGGTCGTCGTTGGCGCCGCGCAGGTGGGTGGCGCGGGACAGTGCCGGCAGGAAATGCGGGCCTTCGCCCACCTGCTGGTACTGGGCGATGGCTTCATCCACGTTGTTATGCTCGTCGGCGATGCGGCCCAGGTAGTAGTGGGCCTCGTCCAGATGCTCGCCGTCTTCAACCAGTTGCTGCAGCGATGCCCGGGCCGGTTTGACGTGGCCGTTCTCCAGCGCCACCAGGGCATAGGACAGGCGCAGGCTGGGCTCGCCCGGGAAGCGGTTGGTCAGTGCTTCGAACTGGTCCTCGGCGGCCTGCATCTGCTGTTCCTCGATCAGCATGCGGCCATAGAGGGTGCCCAGTTTGCGGTTGTCCGGATAGCGGCGGGACTGGTGACGCAGGTAGTCCAGCGCTTCCTGGGACTGGCCGGTCTGGTAGAGCAGGTCGCCGCGCAGGATGATCGCCGGCTGGAAAGGCTCGCCGTCGGATTCGTCCAGCAGCGGTTCCAGTTTGGTGAGTGCGGCATCGAACTGACCCTGGTTCTTCAGGAGCAGGGCGATGCCGTACTGGATTTCTTCATTATCCGGGTGGCGGGTTTCCAGGTCGCGGTAGAGTCGCAGCAGTTCGGCCTGGTCCTCGGCCGGCAGGCGGGCGGAAATCGCGGCCAGATCGTCGAAGTCCGCGTCCTCGCCCTGGGCCAGTATCTGCTCCATGTGGTAGAGCGCCAGGTCGAAGTCCTTGTGGCGCACGTACTGGATGGCGGCCACGCGATGGGCGTCGAGGCTGTCCGGTTCAACGTCCAGCCACAGGTTGGCCAGTTCGAGCTGGGCGTTGTCGCTGTTGAGTGACTGGGCGATGCGCATGGCCCGCTTGATGACGCCCAGATCGCGGGAAGACTTGGCGGCCTCCACATAGTTGACCAGGGTCACGTCGTAGCGGCCACGCTGGGCGGCCACTTCGGCGGCCAGCAGGCTATAGAGAGTGTCCTGGTCGAAATCGGCGTAGTCGATGGGGGGCTCTTCGGCCGGGGCGGCCGCATCCTGCGCCGCCATACTGTCTTCCGCTTGTTCGCTGTCGGACAGGCTGGCACAGCCGGCCAGCCCCAGTGCCAGCATCAGGGCAGCAACAGGGAATACGCGTGTCTTGGGGATGTGTCCGGTGGCCATTGGCTTGGGGAACCTCTGATTGAGTACGATCCTTTGAAGAGAGGTCTGTCAGCAAGTCCC
Proteins encoded in this region:
- a CDS encoding tetratricopeptide repeat protein, whose product is MATGHIPKTRVFPVAALMLALGLAGCASLSDSEQAEDSMAAQDAAAPAEEPPIDYADFDQDTLYSLLAAEVAAQRGRYDVTLVNYVEAAKSSRDLGVIKRAMRIAQSLNSDNAQLELANLWLDVEPDSLDAHRVAAIQYVRHKDFDLALYHMEQILAQGEDADFDDLAAISARLPAEDQAELLRLYRDLETRHPDNEEIQYGIALLLKNQGQFDAALTKLEPLLDESDGEPFQPAIILRGDLLYQTGQSQEALDYLRHQSRRYPDNRKLGTLYGRMLIEEQQMQAAEDQFEALTNRFPGEPSLRLSYALVALENGHVKPARASLQQLVEDGEHLDEAHYYLGRIADEHNNVDEAIAQYQQVGEGPHFLPALSRATHLRGANDDLDGALRDLRTLREQMPDAAESLWLIEVNTLLDLEQNADALGAATEALQTFPDNSRIRYARAMLFDEMNRTEEAEADLRQILDNEPENAVALNALGYILTVRTERYAEARQLLEKALKLEPDNPAILDSMGWVHFKLGNIAQAIDYLRQAYLAFPDPEVAAHYGEALYVNGEQEQARVIWRRALDEHPDDTQIPATMERLGEEQSL